A part of Clostridia bacterium genomic DNA contains:
- a CDS encoding cyclodeaminase/cyclohydrolase family protein has product MSEVWDWSFRKVVEVSASSSPTPGGGSVSALVGSLGAAMVAMVANLTVGKEKYREVEGEVKGILAQVYELIEKLEQLVERDISDFSNFMQVYKMPKETEEEKRIREEAKQRALKAATDTPFTIAESCLEGLRLAEKLSLIGNKGAISDVGVGAYVCDAALRSALLSVDINLPSISDPDYVRAAQERKAKLISEADALKAKALEKVRERLA; this is encoded by the coding sequence ATGAGCGAGGTATGGGATTGGTCGTTTCGAAAAGTGGTTGAGGTCTCTGCGTCTAGTTCGCCTACTCCCGGGGGCGGCAGCGTTTCTGCCTTAGTGGGGAGTCTAGGAGCGGCTATGGTAGCCATGGTAGCCAATCTTACGGTAGGCAAAGAGAAATATCGGGAAGTGGAAGGGGAAGTTAAGGGCATCCTCGCCCAAGTTTACGAGTTGATTGAGAAGCTAGAACAGTTAGTTGAAAGGGACATAAGTGACTTTTCCAACTTTATGCAAGTATACAAGATGCCTAAGGAAACTGAAGAAGAGAAGAGGATAAGGGAAGAAGCCAAGCAAAGAGCACTCAAGGCGGCTACCGATACCCCGTTCACCATTGCTGAGTCTTGCCTTGAGGGGTTGAGGCTGGCCGAAAAGCTCTCGCTCATTGGCAACAAGGGTGCGATCAGCGACGTGGGGGTAGGAGCCTACGTTTGCGATGCTGCCCTTCGCTCGGCCCTGCTTTCGGTCGATATCAATCTACCTTCCATAAGTGATCCCGATTATGTTCGTGCGGCGCAGGAACGTAAAGCGAAGTTAATATCGGAAGCCGATGCCCTTAAGGCTAAAGCTTTGGAGAAGGTAAGAGAGAGACTTGCGTAA
- a CDS encoding bifunctional 5,10-methylene-tetrahydrofolate dehydrogenase/5,10-methylene-tetrahydrofolate cyclohydrolase, which yields MARLLEGKPIAAQIREETKAEVARLREQGIVPKMAAVLVGDDPASVVYANSKKKASSNVGIDYELFTLPGDASESQVLELIDKLNSDPSVHGIMVELPLPAHIDKQKVLEAVRPDKDVDGSHPINRGYILSGQDGLFPATPQSCVEILVRSGIEIEGKRAVIVGRGETVGKPLVFLLLKYNPTITICHSRTRELGSVTREGDILIAAVGKPRMIKADMIKPGAVVIDAGINEVDGGICGDVDFEEAKEVAGAITPVPGGVGSLTTVLILRNVLKGIRKQLGKG from the coding sequence TTGGCCCGGTTGCTGGAAGGAAAGCCGATAGCGGCGCAGATCCGAGAAGAAACTAAGGCGGAGGTAGCTAGGCTTCGTGAACAGGGAATTGTCCCGAAAATGGCTGCGGTTTTGGTTGGCGATGACCCTGCATCGGTAGTATATGCCAACTCCAAAAAGAAGGCTAGTTCCAACGTGGGCATTGATTATGAGCTGTTTACCTTGCCGGGCGATGCTTCTGAGAGTCAAGTTCTTGAGCTAATTGACAAGTTGAACTCGGATCCTTCGGTTCATGGTATCATGGTAGAATTACCACTGCCAGCACACATCGATAAGCAAAAGGTCTTAGAAGCTGTTAGGCCGGACAAGGATGTGGATGGATCCCATCCAATTAACCGTGGCTATATATTGAGTGGACAGGATGGTCTATTTCCAGCTACTCCCCAATCTTGCGTTGAAATCTTAGTCCGGTCGGGGATAGAAATTGAAGGCAAGCGGGCGGTAATCGTTGGTCGCGGCGAGACCGTAGGAAAGCCGCTAGTCTTTCTTCTGCTTAAGTATAATCCAACTATTACTATTTGCCACTCGCGGACTAGAGAACTGGGTTCAGTGACCAGAGAGGGCGATATCCTAATTGCCGCAGTGGGCAAGCCAAGAATGATTAAGGCTGATATGATCAAGCCTGGTGCAGTTGTAATCGATGCTGGTATCAATGAAGTGGATGGCGGCATTTGTGGCGATGTGGATTTTGAAGAGGCCAAAGAGGTGGCGGGAGCGATCACTCCAGTTCCTGGTGGTGTTGGTTCCCTAACTACTGTACTTATTTTGCGCAATGTGCTGAAAGGGATAAGGAAGCAGTTGGGGAAGGGTTAG
- the gltA gene encoding NADPH-dependent glutamate synthase, producing MPSQEPAARIRNFNEVAQGYTRELALAEAERCLQCRKPKCMEGCPVEVDIPGFISLIRQGDFEGAINKIKEKNNLPAICGRVCPQENQCEKYCTLGKKHEPVGIGRLERFVADLQLNNGATVPSVCEPSGFRVAVVGSGPAGLTAAADLARMGHQVTVFEALHVPGGVLMYGIPEFRLPKRIVQAEIDTIRQMGVEIRTNTVIGKTLTVDELFEMGYDAVFIGTGAGLPSFMHIPGENLNGIYSANEFLTRTNLMRAYDFPKAVTPIKVGRRVAVTGAGNVAMDAARTALRLGAEESYIVYRRSEEEMPARKEEVEHAKEEGVKFHLLTAPVEFHGDESGAVKGMTCIRFELGEPDASGRRRPVPIKGSEYYMEVDTVVIAIGQSPNPLVPQTTPGLETNAHGCIVAAPDTGATSRPGVFAGGDIVTGAATVILAMGAGKAAARAIDDYLRNKAKG from the coding sequence ATGCCATCACAAGAACCAGCAGCTAGGATAAGGAACTTCAATGAGGTGGCACAGGGGTACACTAGAGAACTTGCTCTTGCGGAAGCTGAACGTTGCTTGCAATGCCGCAAGCCGAAATGCATGGAGGGTTGCCCAGTAGAGGTAGATATTCCTGGTTTTATCAGCCTGATTCGGCAAGGGGATTTCGAAGGTGCCATCAACAAGATCAAAGAGAAGAACAACCTCCCCGCTATATGTGGCCGGGTCTGTCCTCAAGAGAACCAGTGCGAAAAGTATTGCACCTTGGGAAAGAAGCACGAGCCGGTAGGTATTGGAAGATTAGAGCGTTTTGTTGCTGACTTACAGTTGAACAATGGCGCCACTGTTCCATCGGTGTGTGAACCTTCAGGCTTCCGAGTAGCAGTTGTTGGTAGTGGTCCGGCCGGCTTAACAGCAGCAGCGGATTTGGCTCGCATGGGACACCAAGTTACCGTTTTTGAAGCCCTGCATGTGCCGGGCGGAGTTCTAATGTATGGGATTCCTGAATTCCGCTTGCCCAAAAGAATAGTTCAAGCGGAAATTGATACTATCAGGCAAATGGGAGTAGAAATCCGCACCAACACGGTCATAGGAAAAACCCTTACTGTGGATGAACTATTTGAAATGGGCTATGATGCGGTGTTTATAGGGACGGGAGCTGGGCTGCCTAGCTTCATGCACATCCCTGGCGAAAACCTTAACGGAATTTACTCGGCTAATGAGTTCCTGACTCGAACCAACCTGATGCGAGCCTATGATTTTCCTAAGGCGGTCACTCCCATCAAAGTGGGAAGGCGGGTTGCGGTTACTGGTGCTGGGAACGTGGCCATGGATGCTGCTCGTACAGCTCTCCGCCTAGGGGCTGAGGAATCGTATATTGTGTATCGCCGCTCCGAGGAAGAAATGCCTGCTAGAAAAGAAGAAGTTGAACATGCCAAGGAGGAGGGAGTTAAGTTTCACCTGTTGACTGCACCGGTTGAGTTTCATGGCGATGAGTCTGGAGCAGTCAAGGGCATGACTTGTATCCGTTTCGAATTGGGTGAACCTGATGCCTCAGGGAGGAGGCGGCCTGTTCCTATTAAAGGATCGGAGTATTACATGGAAGTAGATACGGTGGTCATTGCCATTGGCCAGAGCCCTAACCCCTTGGTTCCCCAAACTACTCCGGGTTTAGAGACAAACGCGCACGGCTGCATAGTTGCCGCACCGGATACTGGCGCAACTTCACGGCCCGGGGTTTTTGCCGGAGGGGACATTGTGACGGGAGCTGCCACTGTAATCTTGGCCATGGGAGCAGGAAAGGCTGCAGCCCGAGCCATTGATGATTACCTGAGGAACAAGGCCAAAGGCTAG
- a CDS encoding sulfide/dihydroorotate dehydrogenase-like FAD/NAD-binding protein — MYDILRKQELAPSIKLMEIYAPLVAKKAQAGQFIILRLDTDGERIPLTIADFDRDKGTITTIFQEVGFTTKRLGELEAGDRLLDFVGPLGRPTEIEQYGTVVCVGGGVGIAPIYPIARALKQAGNEVIGIIGSRTKNLLILEQEMGQVVDQLIVCTDDGSYGRHGFVTEALEELLKTRTDIARVWGIGPVIMMKNVARTTLPFGVKTIVSMNPIMVDGTGMCGACRVGVGGETKFACVDGPEFDGHLVDWDLAVRRLSFYHDEERRIQQVHQHGGDCQCR, encoded by the coding sequence TTGTATGACATCCTTCGGAAACAAGAGCTGGCCCCCAGTATCAAACTGATGGAAATTTATGCACCCTTGGTTGCCAAAAAGGCGCAGGCCGGGCAGTTCATTATCCTTCGGTTGGATACAGATGGTGAACGGATTCCGCTCACCATTGCCGATTTTGACCGAGATAAGGGCACGATAACTACCATTTTCCAAGAGGTTGGCTTTACCACTAAGCGCCTAGGGGAGTTAGAAGCTGGAGATAGACTGCTGGATTTCGTCGGGCCTCTGGGCCGTCCGACCGAGATCGAGCAATATGGTACTGTTGTCTGTGTGGGCGGTGGAGTTGGAATAGCGCCCATTTACCCGATAGCTCGGGCCTTGAAACAAGCTGGCAACGAGGTTATCGGAATAATCGGCTCTCGAACCAAGAATCTCCTCATTCTCGAGCAGGAAATGGGCCAGGTAGTAGATCAACTCATTGTATGCACTGATGATGGGTCTTATGGGCGGCATGGATTTGTAACCGAAGCCTTAGAAGAATTACTGAAAACTCGTACCGATATCGCCAGAGTTTGGGGTATCGGACCTGTAATTATGATGAAGAACGTGGCCCGCACTACCTTGCCTTTTGGCGTAAAGACGATCGTTAGCATGAATCCCATAATGGTGGACGGGACGGGGATGTGCGGTGCTTGCCGAGTAGGAGTAGGTGGGGAAACCAAGTTTGCTTGCGTGGATGGGCCGGAGTTTGACGGGCATCTGGTAGACTGGGACTTGGCCGTGCGAAGGTTGAGCTTCTACCATGACGAGGAAAGAAGGATTCAGCAAGTGCACCAACATGGGGGTGACTGTCAGTGCCGGTAA
- a CDS encoding O-sialoglycoprotein endopeptidase: MAELYLGVDTSCYTTSVAAVDVEGSVWADVRQTLKVPLGEKGLAQSAALFQHIKNLPQLMESLSEALGSDHHSWRGMAASSQPRRLPGSYMPVFLAGLSCVQSLAAVLGVPWVTVSHQEGHIMAGKCSSGLIGDSFVTIHLSGGTSEVLLVKEKLPEYEIKALGGTTDLSAGQFVDRVGVLLGLPFPSGQALERLAGEAPDEKGVFIPSVVRGLSFSFSGPETYARKLYNEGVDSALIARAVERCIAATLEKVIRAAVQAVRVPDVLLVGGVIANKFIRQRLEHRLDCEKVRLWFADPKLATDNAVGVALLARSAFCKDNLLNSVHISWQE; this comes from the coding sequence ATGGCGGAATTATACCTTGGGGTAGATACCAGCTGCTATACTACATCCGTGGCAGCTGTAGATGTCGAGGGATCTGTTTGGGCAGATGTTCGTCAAACTCTGAAAGTACCATTGGGAGAAAAAGGGCTAGCGCAGTCTGCTGCCCTTTTTCAACACATTAAAAACCTTCCGCAGCTCATGGAAAGCTTAAGCGAAGCGTTGGGTTCTGACCACCATTCGTGGAGAGGTATGGCAGCAAGTTCCCAACCCCGGCGTTTACCTGGGTCCTATATGCCGGTTTTCTTAGCTGGGCTCAGCTGCGTGCAGTCCCTTGCTGCTGTGCTGGGTGTCCCGTGGGTGACTGTCTCTCACCAGGAAGGTCATATTATGGCAGGAAAGTGTTCTTCAGGCCTTATAGGTGATAGCTTTGTAACAATCCACCTTTCCGGGGGTACTTCTGAGGTATTATTGGTAAAGGAAAAGCTTCCGGAATATGAAATTAAAGCTTTGGGCGGAACAACCGACTTATCAGCCGGACAGTTTGTAGATCGAGTGGGGGTCTTACTAGGGCTTCCCTTCCCTAGTGGCCAGGCTTTGGAAAGACTGGCTGGCGAAGCACCAGATGAAAAGGGCGTATTTATACCTTCGGTGGTTAGGGGCTTGAGTTTCAGCTTTTCAGGTCCGGAAACTTATGCCCGAAAGCTATATAATGAAGGTGTGGACTCTGCGTTAATAGCTAGGGCAGTGGAAAGATGCATTGCTGCCACTCTAGAGAAGGTGATCCGGGCGGCAGTGCAGGCGGTGCGGGTTCCTGACGTTCTTCTGGTAGGAGGTGTGATTGCCAATAAGTTTATCAGGCAGCGGTTAGAACACAGATTGGATTGCGAGAAGGTGCGCTTATGGTTTGCAGACCCGAAACTGGCAACTGATAATGCCGTTGGCGTTGCTTTGTTAGCAAGGTCAGCCTTCTGCAAAGATAACCTTCTAAATTCTGTTCATATTTCATGGCAGGAATAG
- the nusB gene encoding transcription antitermination factor NusB — protein sequence MSRRKAREKALQAIFQIDLGRTKVDNALESVFQESQLTEKDKEFVERIVKGTTEHLPEIDAHLQEYAAGWSLDRMPNVDRNIMRLALYELLYGQEASVNVIINEAVELARRYSTEESSAYINGVLDTASKNVGTKGNR from the coding sequence GTGAGTCGGCGTAAAGCCAGAGAGAAAGCGCTGCAGGCGATTTTCCAAATTGATTTGGGCAGAACCAAGGTTGATAACGCTCTTGAGAGCGTGTTTCAGGAAAGTCAACTCACTGAGAAAGACAAAGAGTTTGTAGAAAGGATAGTCAAGGGAACGACCGAGCATTTACCGGAAATCGATGCCCATTTGCAGGAATATGCTGCTGGTTGGAGCCTAGATCGAATGCCTAATGTGGACAGGAATATCATGCGCCTTGCTCTTTACGAGCTGCTTTATGGTCAGGAAGCTAGCGTCAACGTCATCATCAACGAGGCGGTTGAGTTGGCGCGCCGTTATAGCACTGAGGAATCCTCAGCTTATATAAATGGGGTTCTTGATACGGCCAGCAAAAACGTCGGCACCAAAGGTAACAGATAA
- a CDS encoding DUF2273 domain-containing protein, which translates to MDWREMLAYLFTQHRGKLVGTLIGLGIGLLIAFFGLWRAVVILLLMVTGYLVGKSIDQSGGLDSFLKRLWGERR; encoded by the coding sequence ATGGACTGGAGAGAAATGCTTGCCTACCTGTTTACTCAGCACCGCGGTAAGCTGGTAGGGACATTAATTGGGCTAGGTATCGGCCTCCTGATAGCCTTTTTTGGGTTATGGCGGGCCGTAGTCATACTCCTGTTGATGGTAACTGGTTATTTGGTTGGCAAAAGCATAGATCAAAGCGGAGGGTTAGACAGCTTTCTGAAGAGACTTTGGGGTGAACGGCGGTGA
- the amaP gene encoding alkaline shock response membrane anchor protein AmaP: protein MFYRIICTIYTILLTVMAGVLLASALGWTLPLQLVQTALSQPESRWIVGVVSGIVVILGIAPLVTSLNGQPSSDRALVETNSLGDIKVSLRALEDSVVRAGRQIEGIRDLKPLVQATTAGVVIEVLAMVVPDTNIPQASRALQERIKQYVQDVVGVPVLETKVTVQNIAAGTAGGRVH, encoded by the coding sequence GTGTTCTATCGAATTATTTGTACCATATATACTATCTTGCTGACCGTAATGGCTGGTGTACTCTTGGCTTCGGCCTTGGGCTGGACCCTGCCGCTTCAACTGGTTCAGACTGCCCTTTCGCAACCTGAAAGCCGTTGGATTGTAGGAGTTGTTTCTGGGATAGTAGTTATCCTAGGCATTGCTCCCCTGGTGACCTCACTTAATGGCCAGCCTAGCTCGGACCGAGCTCTGGTTGAGACCAATTCGTTAGGAGATATCAAAGTCTCATTGCGGGCGTTAGAAGACTCGGTGGTCAGAGCGGGGCGTCAGATCGAAGGGATCAGAGATCTTAAACCTTTGGTTCAAGCAACTACTGCGGGAGTAGTCATTGAGGTCTTGGCGATGGTAGTACCAGATACCAACATTCCACAAGCCTCCAGGGCTTTGCAGGAAAGGATTAAGCAATACGTACAAGACGTGGTCGGAGTGCCTGTATTGGAGACTAAGGTCACCGTCCAGAATATCGCTGCCGGTACTGCTGGTGGACGGGTACATTAA
- a CDS encoding Asp23/Gls24 family envelope stress response protein: MEPSSGVGEANQVSTEIGSIKIANEVVAIIAGLAATEVPGIAGMSGGVVGGIAEMLGRKNLSKGVKVEVGQREAAIDLSVIVEFGVRIPDIALQVQEKVKEIVEQMTGLKVVEVNVYVQGVSFSPAEPEEESRVR, translated from the coding sequence TTGGAGCCCAGTTCGGGTGTAGGGGAAGCGAATCAGGTTTCCACAGAAATTGGCTCTATAAAGATAGCCAATGAGGTGGTTGCCATTATTGCAGGTCTGGCTGCCACAGAAGTGCCCGGCATTGCAGGGATGAGCGGTGGCGTTGTCGGCGGAATTGCTGAAATGCTGGGTAGGAAAAATCTATCTAAGGGCGTGAAGGTTGAGGTTGGCCAACGCGAAGCTGCCATAGACTTATCGGTAATCGTGGAATTTGGGGTGCGCATTCCCGATATAGCTTTACAGGTGCAAGAAAAAGTTAAAGAAATCGTGGAGCAAATGACAGGTCTAAAAGTAGTTGAGGTTAACGTCTATGTACAGGGGGTTTCCTTTAGTCCTGCGGAACCAGAAGAGGAGAGCCGGGTGAGGTAG
- a CDS encoding SpoIIIAH-like family protein, whose amino-acid sequence MTIMTTRRTIGFLLVGVLTISFLYLAIGNLSRTSTKPKDLTASFPPVTGQETVKPEAKPLVPEASPPQPERDFFIEYRLQRDRLRSQHLQLLKEIINNPNSSNESRQDAQNQLLELSRLAEQELEVENLIKAKGYPEAVVFIEPNSATVVVGSKNWQGEDANRIADIVARATSLTLEDIVIIPKTL is encoded by the coding sequence GTGACTATTATGACAACTAGACGGACAATTGGTTTTTTGTTGGTAGGAGTGCTCACCATTAGCTTTCTATACTTGGCCATTGGTAACCTTAGTCGGACCTCAACCAAACCCAAGGATCTAACCGCTAGTTTTCCACCGGTCACCGGCCAGGAAACTGTGAAGCCAGAGGCCAAACCATTGGTCCCGGAAGCTTCGCCGCCTCAGCCAGAACGCGACTTCTTTATCGAGTACAGACTGCAGCGGGATCGGCTTCGTAGTCAGCATTTGCAGCTTTTGAAGGAAATTATCAACAACCCCAACTCATCTAATGAAAGCCGGCAAGACGCGCAAAATCAGCTGCTTGAGTTGAGCCGTTTGGCCGAGCAGGAGCTAGAAGTGGAGAACCTGATCAAGGCTAAAGGATACCCTGAGGCGGTGGTCTTCATTGAGCCTAATTCAGCTACCGTAGTAGTTGGCAGCAAAAACTGGCAGGGAGAAGATGCCAACCGCATTGCTGACATAGTAGCTAGGGCTACCAGCTTGACCCTAGAAGACATTGTGATCATTCCCAAAACCTTGTAG
- a CDS encoding stage III sporulation protein AF, giving the protein MAVVATIHEIVRNVVLTVVVAGLVEMLLPSGQMNRYVKLVAGLFIIAAILAPLTKQIEQLSRTGAATALAAWQGLPTTDKGMADATLSLTARQYAARVEKQIEQILELLPGVDKAEVRADAQTGSANQLSLAQIQIRLWVTDASSPDTITRQQVESVVSNFYLIDPKLVEVEILGNK; this is encoded by the coding sequence GTGGCGGTCGTGGCGACGATTCACGAAATAGTGCGTAACGTGGTTTTGACCGTAGTGGTAGCAGGACTGGTTGAGATGCTACTCCCATCGGGGCAGATGAACCGGTACGTAAAGCTGGTGGCAGGATTATTCATTATTGCTGCCATACTGGCGCCTCTTACGAAACAAATAGAACAACTTAGCCGCACCGGTGCAGCAACTGCATTAGCGGCGTGGCAGGGATTGCCAACTACGGACAAAGGAATGGCTGATGCTACTCTATCTCTGACTGCTAGGCAATATGCTGCTCGGGTAGAGAAGCAAATCGAACAGATCCTTGAGCTGCTTCCGGGAGTTGACAAGGCCGAAGTTAGGGCCGATGCCCAAACTGGTAGTGCTAACCAGCTTTCTCTGGCCCAAATCCAAATAAGGTTGTGGGTAACAGATGCTAGTTCTCCAGATACGATTACCCGACAGCAGGTTGAGTCAGTGGTATCAAATTTTTATCTAATTGATCCCAAGCTGGTTGAGGTAGAGATCTTGGGCAACAAGTAG
- the spoIIIAE gene encoding stage III sporulation protein AE: MRRLVMVFLFGTLCFLTFLPLAEATTDLPDKVSPDLRGLLDTQLEELDLGKLDSYINQLDQEISGHLPIISASRLVKSLTNGELPWSAWELVKSLLIYLGREIAVNLSLLAKLLILTVACAVLQNLSQAFGEGNAGKLAHAVAYLALLGLAFSSFSVAVGYSQRAIDSMVSFVHSFLPVLLPLVAASGAITSAAVIHPALLTFISALSALIKNVVFPLIYCSLVVNLVSEFMEKSPVSRLGGFLRQVSFGLLGLGLTIFVGMLGIQGVGAAIKDGLALRSAKFVSMAFIPVVGKMFSDAMDAVLGTTLALKNALGLAGAIIIVGLAAIPVLKILSLSLIYKAAAILAQPLGDMRLGSALDGMGGSLTLVFAAVAAVALMLFIALGIIVGLTNLGSVMAAG; the protein is encoded by the coding sequence TTGCGGAGATTGGTGATGGTTTTTCTATTTGGTACACTTTGCTTCTTGACCTTTTTACCGCTAGCGGAGGCGACTACCGATCTGCCCGACAAGGTTTCCCCTGACCTTAGAGGTCTGTTAGATACTCAGCTGGAAGAACTCGATTTAGGCAAGCTGGATTCGTACATAAATCAGCTTGATCAAGAGATTTCAGGGCATTTACCAATAATTAGTGCCAGCCGGTTGGTAAAGAGCTTGACTAACGGAGAACTACCATGGAGTGCTTGGGAATTGGTCAAAAGCCTCTTGATCTATTTAGGCAGAGAGATTGCTGTTAACCTGTCGCTTCTGGCCAAACTTCTGATTTTGACCGTAGCGTGTGCTGTCCTGCAAAATTTATCTCAGGCTTTTGGCGAAGGCAACGCAGGCAAACTTGCTCACGCAGTTGCTTATTTGGCCCTATTGGGTTTGGCTTTTTCCTCGTTTTCCGTAGCTGTAGGTTATAGTCAACGTGCCATTGATTCGATGGTAAGCTTTGTCCATAGTTTCCTACCAGTGTTGTTACCTTTGGTAGCGGCATCTGGCGCCATAACCTCCGCAGCTGTCATCCACCCTGCCCTGCTGACATTTATAAGTGCCCTTAGCGCCCTTATCAAGAATGTGGTATTTCCATTAATCTATTGCAGCTTGGTAGTCAATCTGGTCAGTGAATTCATGGAAAAATCCCCGGTATCTCGGCTTGGGGGGTTTTTGCGGCAGGTATCATTTGGATTGTTGGGTCTGGGCTTGACCATCTTTGTGGGGATGTTGGGCATCCAGGGGGTAGGGGCGGCAATTAAAGATGGACTAGCATTAAGGTCAGCCAAGTTTGTATCCATGGCCTTCATTCCGGTCGTGGGAAAAATGTTCAGCGACGCGATGGACGCAGTACTAGGAACCACTCTGGCGCTCAAAAATGCTTTGGGATTGGCTGGGGCTATCATTATAGTTGGGCTAGCAGCTATACCAGTGCTCAAGATCCTATCTCTTTCCTTAATTTACAAGGCAGCCGCTATTTTGGCTCAACCCTTAGGGGATATGCGCCTAGGATCAGCTTTGGATGGTATGGGTGGCTCTCTTACCCTAGTTTTTGCGGCTGTAGCCGCGGTAGCGCTGATGTTGTTTATCGCCCTGGGAATTATCGTGGGGCTCACTAACCTAGGATCGGTGATGGCAGCTGGTTGA
- the spoIIIAD gene encoding stage III sporulation protein AD: protein MDWANILQIIGLGLTAALLAALLRQTKFEAGALIVALIAGIVIFLVVFTKISLVVQVLQDMSRKAGINEFYLGLLFKIVGIAYLTEFGAQLCRDAGESAIAGRVELAGKVLIIIVAVPILIAILELIVRLLP, encoded by the coding sequence ATGGATTGGGCCAATATCCTACAAATCATAGGATTGGGGTTGACGGCAGCATTATTGGCAGCCCTTCTAAGACAAACCAAATTTGAGGCTGGAGCTTTAATAGTTGCTCTAATAGCTGGTATAGTTATTTTCCTAGTAGTGTTCACCAAGATTAGCTTGGTTGTCCAGGTATTGCAAGATATGTCTCGTAAAGCAGGCATCAATGAGTTTTATCTTGGCCTTCTTTTTAAGATAGTTGGTATCGCTTATTTAACTGAGTTTGGGGCCCAGCTTTGCCGAGACGCAGGTGAAAGCGCGATTGCCGGCCGGGTGGAACTTGCCGGCAAAGTGCTAATCATAATCGTTGCAGTTCCCATCTTAATTGCCATTCTTGAGTTGATAGTGAGACTATTGCCCTAG
- the spoIIIAC gene encoding stage III sporulation protein AC produces the protein MLWGEVSLIFRIAALAIIISIFYSFLKQAGRDEYAYMTLLAGLAIALLWSIPVILQLFNTVRSVFQLF, from the coding sequence ATGCTTTGGGGAGAAGTATCGTTGATCTTTAGGATTGCTGCGTTGGCCATCATCATCTCCATTTTTTATTCATTTCTTAAACAGGCTGGGCGTGACGAATACGCCTACATGACCCTTCTAGCTGGGCTGGCCATAGCCCTATTGTGGTCTATACCTGTCATTCTGCAACTGTTCAATACCGTTCGGTCAGTTTTTCAGCTCTTTTAA
- the spoIIIAB gene encoding stage III sporulation protein AB: MVIKLIGALMVIGATGGFGLMVSSNYRRRVTELRLLRSGLQMLETEIVYASTPLPEALRRVASRVAPDVGRFFGEAASLWERPDGDPGQAIWFEALSKYLRSSALMPEDAEVLKALGASLGVSDKVDQEKNLALAKKQLEEQEQIAEAERSRYERVWRTLGFLVGATIVLAMI, encoded by the coding sequence TTGGTCATTAAGCTGATCGGTGCACTCATGGTAATCGGCGCTACAGGTGGATTTGGTTTGATGGTAAGTTCTAACTATAGGCGCCGCGTAACTGAGTTACGCTTGCTGAGGTCGGGTTTGCAGATGCTAGAAACTGAGATTGTTTATGCATCTACGCCTTTGCCAGAAGCCTTACGGCGAGTTGCCAGCCGAGTGGCTCCAGATGTAGGTCGATTCTTCGGAGAAGCAGCCAGCTTATGGGAACGGCCTGATGGTGATCCAGGTCAAGCAATTTGGTTTGAAGCTCTAAGCAAATACCTGAGAAGTTCAGCTCTAATGCCAGAAGATGCTGAAGTCTTGAAAGCACTAGGAGCAAGCCTGGGGGTATCTGATAAGGTCGATCAGGAGAAGAACCTAGCGCTGGCCAAAAAGCAGCTTGAGGAGCAAGAGCAGATTGCTGAAGCTGAGCGTAGCCGCTATGAAAGAGTGTGGCGTACCTTGGGTTTTTTGGTAGGCGCCACTATAGTGCTAGCCATGATCTAA